Genomic window (Neorickettsia findlayensis):
GAGATTGTTTAAAGACCTCAATATGTGCTGGGCAGCTCATTGGTTTGAGTGAAAATTCGCCATCATCCGAACTTATAACGAACATATTCTCTCTGAACTTGGCCCAATGTCCTGATCTTTCCCATATGCACCTGCTGTATACAATTGGTGTTTTTATCTCGCGATAACCATGCACCCTGAGCTTACTGCGAATGTAACTCTCCAATATTCTGTACAGGATAAATCCATTCTCGTGCCAGAAAACCTGTCCTTGGGCTTCTTCCTGTAGATGAAAGAGTTCCATTGTTTTACCAATAGCACGATGATCCCTCTTTTTTGCTTCATGTAAGAAGGAAAGATAATTGTTCAATTCGTCTTTTGTTGCCCATGCGGTGCCATATATACGTTGCAAGGAGTCATTTTTTGCGTTACCACGCCAGTAAGCAGTTGATACTTTCAGTAATTTGAAATGTTTCAACCAACCTGTTGATGGTGCGTGCGGACCACGACACAAGTCAATAAAATCACCCTGCTTGTATACAGAAATCTTTTCTTCAGAAGGAATCTTACTGATAAGTTCAACTTTGTATTTTTCGCCCTTTTTTTGGAAAAACGAAACTGCATCGTCTCTGTTCCATTCTTCGCGTGTTATTCGGTAGTTTTTCTGGATAATTTCTTTAATTTTCTCTTCTATCTTTTCGAAATCACTATCAGAGAAAGGTGTGGGAGTAGAAAAATCGTAATAAAAACCATCATCAATGACTGGTCCTGTTCCTAATTTTGTTTCTGGATATAGCTCCTGTACTGCTTGTGCCATGATATGAGCACAATCGTGCCTTAGTATTTCGATTCCTGCTTCGCTTTCGACCAGAATGGGCTCTATATCTGCATCACATTCGAGACGATAAGAGAGATCAACACTGACACCATTTACATAAGCTGCAACTGTCCTAGAAAAAACTCCAGCATCAAAAGTAGAGATTACAGATCCAACAGTTTCACCAAAGGTTGCGGTTAGAGAAGAGGACAGAAGAGTTACGGTTAACACGATACACCCCAAAAGTGACTCTCAAGCAAAAGCAGTACCGCGAACACAGGATCCAAAAAAAATGCTCCTAAGAAACTCTTATAACCCGTGATCTCGGTGCGATTCGAACGCACGACCCTTTGATTAAAAGTCAAATGCTCTGCCGACTGAGCTACGAGATCAACTGACCGAAATTTTACAATGAAAGGATGAAAGAATCAATTATAATATAGGAAAAGAGGGCAATTTCAGAACATTTTTAGTAGAGGAATCATATTTTGTTTGGTTCCAATTACCAACTCTTCATTTTTGTCTTGCACACATACGTGCAGAGTATCATGGTTCTCATCCACAAATTGACGCATCTTCGCGAAAAATCCATATACCTTTTGTGCTGTGACGCCACTGTCTAAGCTTTTCTCAACTGCTGATAGTAAAGAATTTGCCCCCTGTGCAGTTAAGCATATTTCACCTTTGGCAAAAGATATGTAACCTGCTGAAAGTGCTATTTTTCCAGTTATGTCGCACCTGTGTTCTGGTGTTGAGATATCAAGCTTTTTCACAGCTAACGTATAAGTGGGAGGTCTCTCATATAGATTTACTAGTGTCATATCAGTTTTGATTTTTTTTGTACCTCCACTAGTGCTGAGAATTACGTCGGTCTTACTTTCCAGTGAGCTTTTCTGTAGATGACTAATTCTCAAGGCTAGATCAAAGAGAATCGTATCACCTCTAGTGTTTTTGTTTTGTAGATAACACTCCAGGCTGTCTTTCTCAATCGAAAGGGTAAGACCATTTTGCCCAGCTGACATACTTGATATGGACGCCTCATCTAGGTTTGTGCAGTGAAACTGTCCATCAGCTGCAGAAATAATAACTGTCGTAGTTGGATTCTTTACTTCTATTTCGTTCTTCCAGGGGACACCGGTGAAGATAAGCTTATCGAACTTCACAAGGAGCGGCTTCTCCAGGCCTTCTATTTTGAGAACTGGCTTCGTGAAGGAAACTCTGGATTTGTACTCGAAAAATCCTTCAAGTTGGTAGCCTGAATATTCAAAAAGCGAGAAGTGGTTAAGCGTAGAGGAAATGCTGTTCTTGAGAGACTGTGTTTTATAGAACCAAAACCCCGTAGCACAGAAAGCAGAGAGCACAACAACCAAGCAGCAGTAGAAAAAAAAGCGAACCTTACTCATGTCTTGGTAACAAACCCATTACTTTATATTTCTTGTCGCGCTTGGAAGCTTCACTTTAATCCCATCTATACGCTCATTCATTACGATTTGGCAGCCCAATCTTGACGTAGCAGATAGACCGAACGCAAGGTCTAGCATGTCATCTTCATCGTCGGAGATAGGAGGCAGTTTGTCGAACCATTGTGGTTCAACTATCACGTGACAAGTAGAACACGCAAGAGAACCTTCACATGCGCCCTCTAAGTCAATACCGTTTCTGTGTGCCACCGTGAGAACAGTTTCCCCTTCATGAGCAGTACAACAATGCTCTTTGCCATCCGGTTCAACGAAAGTTATTTTTAGCGCCTTCGACATATCAGATTTTATTTAGGTCTATTTTCATCTTCTTAAAAAGAAAGTCCAACCTACGCTTCAGGAACGGTTCCGAGACTTGTTCCAATTCCTTGGTTGCTTTCCTAATTTCGATGCTATCACATTTTTGTATACTTCTTTCTATAAGTTGCATATGTCTATCGATTATTTTTTTTTCACCGTCGCAGAGTAAAGATGCGTTCTCGAGCAAGGCTTTCTTTAAAACCTGTAAAATACGTTCGGCGTGTTTCTGCGCATCTGTTACTGACCTTCTTTTTATATCTTCTGTGAGGTTAATTAGGGAATCTTCTACCATTTTCTCCACCGTTTCCCTTTTTAATCCATAATGTGGGTTTATTTCAATTGTTTGTGCTTTTCCTGTAAACAATTCGATTGCACTTACCTTTAATATTCCATCTTCATTTATACCAAAGGTAATCTCTATTCGTGCCTTACCCATTGGAAGCGGGGGTAGGTTGTTAAGTGTAAACTCCGCTAAGTACCTATTATCAGAAGCGAATTCTCTTTCCCCTTGTAAGACACGTATCTTAAAAGAGGTTTGA
Coding sequences:
- the thrS gene encoding threonine--tRNA ligase; amino-acid sequence: MLTVTLLSSSLTATFGETVGSVISTFDAGVFSRTVAAYVNGVSVDLSYRLECDADIEPILVESEAGIEILRHDCAHIMAQAVQELYPETKLGTGPVIDDGFYYDFSTPTPFSDSDFEKIEEKIKEIIQKNYRITREEWNRDDAVSFFQKKGEKYKVELISKIPSEEKISVYKQGDFIDLCRGPHAPSTGWLKHFKLLKVSTAYWRGNAKNDSLQRIYGTAWATKDELNNYLSFLHEAKKRDHRAIGKTMELFHLQEEAQGQVFWHENGFILYRILESYIRSKLRVHGYREIKTPIVYSRCIWERSGHWAKFRENMFVISSDDGEFSLKPMSCPAHIEVFKQSLKSYRDLPLRLAEFGMCHRNEASGALHGLMRVRGFVQDDAHIFCTPEQICDETTAFCELLKEVYRDLGFTAVEVRFSDRPEVRLGDDETWDKAEIALKSAIDKVGLAYTLNPGEGAFYGPKIEFVLVDALKRKWQCGTLQVDFVLPKRLNATYVDHEGKKQHPVMLHRAILGTFERFLGILIEHYDGKFPLWLAPTQVAVLTITEKVEEYAQSIVNHLSRASVRAVVDLSNQRIDYKVRYHTIRRVPILWIIGKIEEKSNSVAVRRIGSSESEVKTVDAALEEILGELNVRQIK
- a CDS encoding ferredoxin family 2Fe-2S iron-sulfur cluster binding protein — encoded protein: MSKALKITFVEPDGKEHCCTAHEGETVLTVAHRNGIDLEGACEGSLACSTCHVIVEPQWFDKLPPISDDEDDMLDLAFGLSATSRLGCQIVMNERIDGIKVKLPSATRNIK